Proteins from a single region of Pseudopedobacter saltans DSM 12145:
- a CDS encoding peptide MFS transporter → MSQSNITLEEIQNFEGKYPKQLWYLFLVEMWERFCFYGMRGVLAIFMVDQLLLSDKEANLKYGAIQAFVYAFTFVGGIFADKVLGFKRSLTFGAFLMIAGNALIAAAPHDFFYIGISLTIIGTGFFKPNISSMVGDLYKDGDPRRDAGFGVFYSGINVGALMGGALCVWLGKEHSWNLAFLAAAIVMVIGLIMFLATKKHLGPIGDSPLQNLPKTTVLKREIAVYIGALACIPLIFIMIHNTAYTDMFMYVIGPIALFYFFFQTYREKDKGVRQKLFAAMVLILFSILFFAIFEQAGGSLALFANSNLHNNLLFFNIDPNVVNNGANSLFVIIFSPLLGLLWLAFAKKNIEPNTVIKFGLGFLLLAVAYYIFFSTRFFADENGKTSLEVFSLAYLAVTLGELCLSPIGLSMITKLSPKHLGGMMMGLWFLASAYGQYVAGLLGAGMSSPDTNASLTEKLLGYTAGYQQLAIYALIAGVVLIAISPLVRKLMGNVK, encoded by the coding sequence ATGTCTCAGTCTAATATTACGCTAGAAGAAATACAAAATTTCGAAGGGAAATATCCAAAACAGTTATGGTATCTGTTTTTAGTTGAAATGTGGGAACGCTTCTGTTTTTATGGTATGCGGGGTGTTCTGGCAATCTTCATGGTAGATCAGCTCTTGTTATCAGATAAAGAAGCTAATTTAAAATATGGTGCCATACAAGCCTTCGTTTATGCCTTCACATTTGTAGGAGGAATCTTCGCAGACAAGGTTTTAGGATTTAAACGTTCATTAACATTCGGCGCTTTCCTGATGATTGCTGGTAATGCATTAATAGCCGCAGCACCACACGATTTTTTTTATATAGGTATCTCCCTAACAATTATAGGAACAGGTTTTTTCAAACCTAATATTTCCTCTATGGTGGGCGATCTCTATAAAGACGGAGATCCAAGACGAGATGCGGGTTTCGGAGTCTTTTACTCAGGTATAAACGTTGGGGCATTAATGGGTGGTGCCTTATGTGTTTGGCTAGGTAAAGAACACTCATGGAATTTGGCATTCCTTGCGGCCGCTATTGTTATGGTAATTGGTTTAATCATGTTCCTTGCAACGAAAAAGCACTTAGGCCCAATAGGCGATAGCCCTTTACAAAACCTACCTAAAACAACAGTTTTAAAAAGAGAAATTGCTGTTTACATCGGTGCTCTGGCCTGCATACCCTTAATATTTATCATGATACATAATACAGCCTATACTGATATGTTTATGTATGTAATAGGTCCAATAGCATTATTTTACTTCTTTTTTCAGACATACCGTGAGAAAGACAAAGGCGTCAGGCAAAAGCTTTTTGCGGCAATGGTCCTCATCTTATTCTCTATTCTGTTCTTTGCTATATTCGAACAAGCAGGTGGCTCTTTAGCACTTTTCGCAAACAGTAACTTACATAATAACCTGTTATTTTTTAATATAGACCCCAATGTGGTAAATAACGGAGCGAACTCATTATTTGTCATCATTTTCAGTCCTTTATTAGGCTTATTATGGCTCGCTTTTGCGAAAAAGAATATAGAACCTAATACGGTAATTAAATTTGGCTTAGGATTTCTATTACTGGCAGTAGCATATTACATATTTTTCTCAACGAGATTTTTTGCAGACGAAAACGGTAAAACTTCTTTAGAAGTATTTTCTTTGGCATATCTGGCAGTAACCCTGGGCGAACTTTGCTTATCTCCTATTGGCTTATCCATGATCACCAAACTTTCTCCAAAACATTTAGGCGGAATGATGATGGGGCTTTGGTTTTTAGCTAGTGCTTATGGCCAGTATGTAGCAGGATTGTTGGGTGCAGGCATGTCGTCTCCGGATACAAATGCCAGTTTAACAGAAAAACTTCTGGGATACACTGCAGGATATCAGCAACTAGCGATATATGCTTTAATTGCCGGAGTGGTGCTTATCGCCATTTCACCTTTAGTGCGGAAATTAATGGGCAACGTAAAATAG
- a CDS encoding polyprenol monophosphomannose synthase, translating into MSDSIVIIPTYNERENIEKIIRKVFSLSHPFHILIIDDGSPDGTADIVKGLMIEYPNQLFIEERSGKLGLGTAYIHGFKWALTKDYEYVFEMDADFSHNPEDLVRLREACVNGADVAIGSRYINGVNVVNWPMGRVLMSYFASVYVRFITGIDIQDATAGFKCYRKRVLETIQLDKIKFVGYAFQIEMKFTAIKHGFKVVELPIIFTDRTAGTSKMSTKIFKEAFWGVIEMKIRSWFRKY; encoded by the coding sequence GTGTCAGATAGCATCGTCATCATACCTACATATAACGAGAGAGAAAATATTGAAAAAATTATCCGTAAAGTATTTTCTTTATCGCATCCTTTCCATATCCTGATTATCGATGACGGTTCTCCTGATGGAACTGCTGATATTGTAAAAGGTCTGATGATAGAATATCCTAACCAGCTTTTCATAGAAGAGCGTTCGGGAAAACTAGGATTAGGTACAGCCTATATCCATGGCTTTAAATGGGCCTTAACAAAAGACTATGAATATGTATTCGAGATGGATGCCGATTTTTCTCACAACCCTGAAGACCTGGTTAGATTAAGAGAAGCTTGTGTTAATGGTGCAGACGTTGCCATTGGATCCCGTTACATTAATGGTGTAAACGTTGTAAACTGGCCTATGGGCAGAGTCCTGATGTCTTATTTTGCATCTGTTTATGTGCGATTTATTACAGGAATTGATATTCAGGACGCCACAGCAGGTTTCAAATGTTACAGAAAAAGAGTTTTAGAAACCATACAATTAGATAAGATAAAATTTGTAGGCTACGCCTTTCAGATAGAAATGAAATTCACTGCCATCAAGCATGGATTTAAAGTGGTAGAATTACCTATTATCTTTACAGACAGAACCGCTGGAACCTCCAAAATGTCTACCAAAATATTTAAAGAAGCGTTTTGGGGAGTAATAGAAATGAAAATCAGAAGCTGGTTTAGGAAGTATTAA